The DNA window TTTGAAATCAATAACTCATGACGACTTTTGGCACCTTGGGGACCCAAGATGTGGGACTGAAAACGAAACCATCTGAGGagttttccaaatcttcttgGTTTTGAAGGCAAGAGAATTGAAAAGCTAACACTCCACATTGATATGTGGTGTCTGAAGTCTCTGGCAGAGTTTGAACGAATGCAGAAGCAGCTTGCACTGTCCCTCTTGAAGAACAGCGAAGCAACCAAATCCTTGATGCATTTAAAGAGTCTCCACGTCTACTTGATAAGAACTGGGCTGCACCAGAGCAACTTTGCAATAGGAAACTTCGTGGCACACTGCGCCCATGTGGGTGCAATGAGTTTTGCAAACCAAGTGTTCACTCAAATGCTCGAACCCAACTCCTTCGTTTGGAACACCATGATCAGGGGATTCCAACAGAACCATGAACCCCAAAAGGCCCTTCTACTCTTTCGTTGTATGAAATTCCGAAACATTCCACCCGATTGCTTCACCTTCCCCTTCGTCATCAGGGCTTGTGCGAGTTTGCAGGATCTTCGTAAAGGACAATGCATCCATGGGCTGTTGTTTAAAATCTGCGTGGATGCAGATGTTTACATAGCGACGAGTTTAGTAGAGTTTTATGCAGCTCTTGGGCATACGAGGGTTGCTCACAAGGTGTTCGATGAAATTCCTGCTAAAGATCCAGTGTCTTGGACGACCATCATGGCCGCTTATGTGAACCAATGCGGTGATATGAATATAGCCCACCAAATCTTTTGTGAAATGTCAGTGAAGGATCTTGTAGCCTGGAATACCATGATCGGAGGCTTTGTGAAAATTGGGGACATGAGACTTGCTAAGGCGCTATTTGATCAAGCACCTGTCAAGGATTTGTTATTGTACAATACACTGTTAGGGGGCTATGCAAAACATGGTGAAGCTGAACTCATGCTACGGTTTTTTCATGAGATGCCTGAGAGGGATTTGGTGTCTTGGAATTCAGTCATTGGGGGCCTTGTACAGAGTAAGAAGATTAATGAAGCTATGGTATTATTTCACCAGATGCAAATAGAAGATCTGAAGCCTAATGAGGTGACACTTGTGGGTGTTCTTTCTGCTTGTGCTCAAGTAGGGGCATTGGATACTGGGAGGTGGATTCATTCCTATATTGACAGGAATGGTTTTGGCTTGAATCTCTTGGTTGGGACTGCCTTAGTTGACATGTATTCTAAATGTGGGTCTTTAGAGGGTGCACAACTTGTTTTTGAAAGAATGTTGGAAAGAGATGTTGTGGCCTGGAATGCAATGATCATGGGATTTTCTATGAATGGGCAAAGTAGAAAGGCATTGGAGTTATTCTATCAAATGAGAAGTGGAAATGTGAAGCCCAATGAAGTTACAATGATTGGGGTATTGTGTGCATGCACTCATGCAGGATTGGTAGATGAAGgacaaaaatggttttatgCTATGCACCATGAACTTGGTATTGCCTCCAAGATTGAGCACTATGGATGCATGGTTGACCTGCTTGGTCGTGCAGGCTTGTTGAAGGAAGCTTATGAATTCATCCAAGCTATGCCTCTTATTCCACATGCTGGGGTTTGGGGTGCCCTACTTGGTGCATGCAAGATGCATGGCAATGTTGAGCTTGCAGAACATGCCATCAAACACTTGATTGAACTTGACGCTGAAGATGGGGGTTACTTGGCAATCATGTCTAATATATATGCTAATGCTGGTAGATGGAATGATGTTGTGAAGGTGAGGGAGTTGATGAAAGAGAAAGGATCTTCGAAACTGCGTGGATGTAGTTCTATTGAGATAGACGGTGAGATTCATGAGTTCGGTGTAGAGGAGAATATCCACCCTCGAGCCAAGGAAATTTACAAAATGATAGATGAGATGTCCGAGCAGTTGAGGATCGCAGGCCACGTAGCCAGCACAAATGAAGTGTTCTTTGAtgtggaagaggaagagaaggagaaggcaCTATTTTTCCATAGTGAGAAGTTGGCAATTGCCTTCGGACTTATTGCCACTAAAAAAGGGGTTACCATACGCATTGTGAAGAACTTGCGGGTCTGTGTTGACTGCCACTCTGCCATAAAGATCATTTCGAGTATTTTTGATAGAGAGATAGTGGTCAGGGATAGAAGCCGATTCCACCATTTCAAGGACGGTTCATGTTCTTGTGGGGATTATTGGTGACTCCTTTTAACTCGTATTCACATGGTAATGGTTCAGATTGAATCCTATTCCGATGAATGATACAATCCCATCTGCGACTTCAAATATAAGAAGCAGAAGCTACATCTTAGATTTAATGGTCtggacattatcaaagaaaggaGAAGCTTTGAATACTAGATTTGAAAACTAATCAAATGTTTACATGGTATACAAAAGAAAGCATATATAGTAAATGAAAGGGTATTATTTGTCTGTAGATACATTAATTTCATGACATAGGAGTTCCCTATTGTTTCTTCAATGACCTAAGATACATCCTACAATGCAAGATTTATGGTTTAGTCTCCACGTCCTCTCAGCAGAATTTTGAGTAGATTTCAGTAGGTGCAGCATAAATGATCAGGCTCCATGGATAGTCCGTGCTCCTCCAGCTTCCAGAATCAGGAGGGGCATTAGGCTTGAGTCAAGGTTCATAGCAACAGGCAGCCCCCCGATAGGCACGGGTTTTCCTTGCACTCATGGTCGTGAAGTTGGCATTCTGGCGGCCAGTACATCTCCATTCAGTCGTGGAATAAATATAGGGGATTACTTCTAATCTGCCTTGAATCGATCAGCTTTAAGACAAGATTTTGATGGGTGAAAAAATGTAGCGCTTTTCTTTTTGAAGATATACTCAAGTGCCAAAGGCGAACAGGGCTTTCGTTGGAAGCAACACCTGAAAGGGTTAGCTTCTAGCGGTTACTTTTTAGCCTGTAGGCTTTTTGGGCTGGAAGGAGGCAAGCAAATGAACGGAGGCATTACAGGCCGACCACAAGAAGCAAAGCCCCAACTAACTTGAATGGGACTCGACAAGTTGCTTATCGAAGAAGGCCAGCAACTACTTTAGTTTACCAAGAAAATAACACCACCACTTGTGTTCATATGATTCTCCATGTACTAAAGGTTTTTCTTTCTCCACAAatacaaaaagagaagaatgttTAGGGACTGCGGTTCTGACATAGATGGGCAATTTGCCCCACATCCataaaacagagagagagagagagaaagatagagagagagagagagagagagagagagagagagagagagagagagagagagagagagagagagagagagaaagagattttgTTTGGAAGACTTCATAGGAAGGGAAGAAGGCTGGAGAGCAATCAAGCAACCCAGAAAAATTGCATTCCACCCCTTGGTTTGAGACATAGGAAGAAAATCCTGAATTTTAATAGTTTTAACATAATGGATGAAATGACCACTACAACTCCCATTTATAACTTTTAAAGCTGTTAGCCAGAGGTAATTGTTGCCCAATGATGAAAGGAACATCAAAACCATAGTCACACCaggattttcccttctttcttttctctctcactctgttctcttcttcctcttcacagGTTCTGGTTGTCCAGGTTTTGCCACAAACCTAAATTAAAACGATATCCTCTAAGGAAATTTCTAGTAGTGGAATTCAAGATCTAATTATTAGAAATATGAAACAAAGATATAATCTTACTTCCCCCGACATTTACATGTGAATCACTCCAattatatttaatatttaagaaaataattatatacaacAATTGTTACAAGAACATTTGTTCGATGAGACGTTGTCCAGCCGTCCAGGTGGAATATTGTTTAATCAGGTTGAGGTGTTTTCAGATTACTTGAACATGCCGTCTCTGGGTCAAACAACTAACCAACGTCATGGACATAAGATCAAGATATGGTCTTTGAATTTGATGGGTTCTATGACAATTTTACCCTCTCCCGATGAAGAAGATCCTAGCACGGCAATGGCTATTGTTGGTAATGTACCTGCTACATCCGGATCTGGATTGGACAGTGTGATATGTGTTTTAATGGTCTTGGATCGTGATCCACATAATGGTGTTATACCATCTTTCGCTGACATTTTTAATGTCATCTGTGGTGATGGTCAGTATCATGGGTCTTCTAGAGCTAATGTGTTCTTAAAACCTGATGTAGTTCGGAGATTTAAAGTTCTGATGAGATACGAGACACCTGTTAGACGCAGCCCGAAAATGTCAGCTATTCCAATGTCAATGTCTTTCAAGAGATTCATGAAGTTAGTGGTAAGTTGGGGTCTGTAATTACCTATTTTTGAAATTCAGGTGGTTTTACGACTGGTGCGTATAATAATTGTAAACATAACATGTTATTGTTGTGCGTTGTTTGGGAGTCATTTGATTCTTGTAGTCTTGTGTTAAATGTAAACAGTCGGATGAGATCTTTCCATGAATAAACAAAGAAGATCATCttgaaatgaaaatatttcttattttattcattaCAATAATAAGCATTGCATTATTTCCCTGTTCGTTTACTACAATCTGGTTTAGTCATTGATGGCTTCGTTGTCTTTGATATTGTTGTGACTGGACTTGTAGACTCAGGATGGTCATTTGAGTCAATGAATCATTTGATCGGCTTGTAGTGACTCATTGAACTCCGTGGTGCCATTTCTAATTAAGTCGCTGAGGACCCAGGTACTGTCGAGATGGTGGCTCTAATATGTGCGACTGACATGCTTGACGAACCATAGCATTGGGCTAGTAATGGTGTTGCTAACTTACAGTGCCAAACATCGACTTGGTTAGTATCGAATTGGTTCGAACGAAGTCGGATTATCGGTGTTCGAACCTCCTAAACTTCTGCTGTCTTCGATGTTCTGAACTTGATGAACACTTTCATCTTTCCGTACCTATAATCTGATTTCATATTGGTGTTTTCGATCTAGTGTGTGATGAACCATGGACATGTGGAGTTCTGGACATATGCCCATGATGAACTGAAATATGTCATTTCTACTGGACAGCCAATTGGAAATGCGAACTTGGCTTGTTTTCTGTAGTCTCTGACTAGTCTGTGTCGTAGACTATTACTCTGACTGTACCCAAACTATTAATCGGACATTAGGGGTTATATGTGATGACACAGGTATCGAGCTTGACGGATCGGTTGAGTCTGGTTTTTAAGGTCGCAAAAAAAGGAAGTTTGATATGGATAGGTTGTGGTTCAGAAGAAGCTGTTGGTTGGAGTATTGCTGTGGAAAAATTAGAACACTCTGGGATTTCAGATTCAGAAGACATTATGTAACCCTAACAGAATAATATAGCTCTATGGTGGGTAGCGTAGTGAAAGGTTTGCAAaattaaaggagagagaagTAAATCATGGTGTGTGGATGAATGGAGAGATTAATTGAAagtcagagaagaagaagcttgaTGTTTGTCGGGTAAGGAGACAAGTGCTCTGAAAATGTTCTTTTCTTCTGCCTGGAACCCATTGAtccaaatgatgaagaactcTAGGTCCTGACAGTACCAAGATGTTAATTCTCTGAGAATAACTCTAAAACCGTTTCGACTCAACAACCGCAACAAAATCAAAGAGTCCGCGTCGTCTATGATGCATAGAGGTGCATCAGTCCACACAACTATTTTATAGTACCCAACTCACACCAATGGCATTATCGAAATTATGGCACTCACACcatgggtattttggtcattattTTACTACTATTCACCTTTGCATCGGGTTTTGTAGAGAAAAAGTTGTTACGATAAATCGTAACCGTTGTGTCCGGCAAGCATCTTCGATCCTAGCCATCCACATGGCACGGAAGCGTTGTTCAAAAGAAGAGGCTTTGTCTCTGATTCAAGCTTTGTTCAATTCAAGACCACCGTTTTTCATCAGAGTTGCAGCAGAACTACACAAAGATGGGGAACCTCATCTCCACTGTCTACTTCAATTCTTTTACAAGTTCCAAAAAACAAACTATGTGTTTTAATGGTCTTGGATCATGATCTGCACGTGTTATACCATATTTCACTGACATTTTTAACATCATCGGTGGTGATGGTCAGTATCATGGGTCTTCTAGAGCTAATGTGTTCTTAAAACCTGATGTAGTTGGGAGATTTAAAGTTCTGATGAGATACAAGACACCTGTTAGGCATAGCCCAAAAATGTCAGTTATTCCTATATCAATTTCTTTCAAGAGATTCATGAAGTTTGGTGGTAAGTTGGGGTCTATAATTACCTATTTCCGCAATTCAGGTGGTGTTACGACTGGTGCGTATAATAATTGTAAACGTAACGCGTTATTGTTGTACGTTGTTTGGGAGTCATCTAATTCTTGTAGTCTTGTGTTAAATGTAAAAAGTCGGATGAGATATTTCCATGAATAAACGGAGAAGATCAACttgaaatgaaaatatttattattttattcattaaaataaTAAGCATTACAttatttgtcacaccccattcctagtagacccaacttaccattaggaataccggtggtgtgagtaagacacgtatctgtcttacaaacctatcaggatctctgatagcagtaccttaacattttcacaatctcacatcacaaaccaacataggCAGCGGAATTAGAGcatagtagcagaatcataaataaaatggggaaaacatCTAACGGTAATATAATAGTGATAACCgaattattctgttacattcatccatgacgtataatataatctcaaaaataatataaaatccacGGTTATACCctaaagtatcaaaatatgatgtaaaatctcatggtgcggcgtaagcacagtggtcgcaagcacaatcctgatcGTGCTCTCCCGCTTtaggcatccaccagtcgctcacaccatacttcgACCTAGAAGATACTAGGTCACCATCCATTGGCTCTATGGTACCTACatgatcatctaaaaaagggtgtatgcatggggtgagctttccacctcgctcagtgaggggtggggtcaagcacatccaagcaagacaatagcagtaataatttaagATGCATgtttacagaaattaaacatatagtctatgatgctcgtgatgtagttcatttatttattatccacctaacaatacaaaataagtctagtaaatgctactttggtgcattaggttgtatcccttaTCTCATAAATGACATCGACTatgcagcgatacaaaccctagccgtgattagaagcttgtcggtccctgtatgcatccatgggtcacccaaaaaaccactgataaccccctcctggcagtcatggcaccggtaacacattaGCCATGCTGGACAAGATTTCAcctccagcaacaatcacatcgtaccgcaggagtggcacttcggaaaggcacatcaaacataccataatgggttatcaaacacctcaacccttgttggtaagggtgcatagcatagggagtgatacctaaccatatatatgctatatgccttcataatgatacaattagtatggattacatgatactggagtgacctcggccacaaaatgtaatccatctccaaatacaatcccggggtacacgataccagtgagaccttggccacaaggtgtaacccacgaccATTTTTccaatctagcatgc is part of the Macadamia integrifolia cultivar HAES 741 chromosome 9, SCU_Mint_v3, whole genome shotgun sequence genome and encodes:
- the LOC122088577 gene encoding pentatricopeptide repeat-containing protein At1g08070, chloroplastic-like, whose amino-acid sequence is MWCLKSLAEFERMQKQLALSLLKNSEATKSLMHLKSLHVYLIRTGLHQSNFAIGNFVAHCAHVGAMSFANQVFTQMLEPNSFVWNTMIRGFQQNHEPQKALLLFRCMKFRNIPPDCFTFPFVIRACASLQDLRKGQCIHGLLFKICVDADVYIATSLVEFYAALGHTRVAHKVFDEIPAKDPVSWTTIMAAYVNQCGDMNIAHQIFCEMSVKDLVAWNTMIGGFVKIGDMRLAKALFDQAPVKDLLLYNTLLGGYAKHGEAELMLRFFHEMPERDLVSWNSVIGGLVQSKKINEAMVLFHQMQIEDLKPNEVTLVGVLSACAQVGALDTGRWIHSYIDRNGFGLNLLVGTALVDMYSKCGSLEGAQLVFERMLERDVVAWNAMIMGFSMNGQSRKALELFYQMRSGNVKPNEVTMIGVLCACTHAGLVDEGQKWFYAMHHELGIASKIEHYGCMVDLLGRAGLLKEAYEFIQAMPLIPHAGVWGALLGACKMHGNVELAEHAIKHLIELDAEDGGYLAIMSNIYANAGRWNDVVKVRELMKEKGSSKLRGCSSIEIDGEIHEFGVEENIHPRAKEIYKMIDEMSEQLRIAGHVASTNEVFFDVEEEEKEKALFFHSEKLAIAFGLIATKKGVTIRIVKNLRVCVDCHSAIKIISSIFDREIVVRDRSRFHHFKDGSCSCGDYW